One genomic window of Tenacibaculum tangerinum includes the following:
- the yiaA gene encoding inner membrane protein YiaA, whose product MNTQSECSLEQIKKAQKETKNTLKEYNQKPTSAYVGASWVALLIGISSYCIGLWNVNMELNEKGYYFTVLLFALFSVISVQKSVRDRLEGIKVTEIYYSISWFTTIISILLLIVGLWNADLLLSEKGFYAMSFALSIYAAISVQKNTRDIEFINKREEKVDEE is encoded by the coding sequence ATGAATACTCAATCAGAATGTTCGTTAGAACAAATTAAGAAAGCTCAAAAAGAAACAAAGAATACACTAAAAGAATACAATCAAAAGCCAACTTCAGCCTATGTAGGTGCTTCGTGGGTAGCTTTATTAATAGGAATTTCTTCTTACTGTATTGGTTTATGGAATGTAAACATGGAACTTAATGAAAAAGGGTACTATTTTACGGTTTTACTTTTTGCCTTATTCTCAGTAATATCGGTACAAAAATCTGTTAGAGATCGGTTGGAAGGAATAAAAGTAACTGAGATTTACTACAGTATAAGCTGGTTTACAACCATTATTTCGATACTTTTATTAATAGTTGGTTTGTGGAATGCAGACTTATTATTAAGTGAAAAAGGGTTTTATGCAATGTCTTTTGCATTAAGTATTTATGCCGCAATTTCTGTGCAAAAAAACACGCGCGATATAGAATTTATAAACAAAAGAGAAGAAAAAGTAGATGAGGAATAA
- a CDS encoding EamA family transporter — protein MKESKPLIIAAFIAIYIIWGSTYLLNKIVVTEVPPLLLAATRFSLSGILIMLIAIFLKVPIKATKKQLVNAAIAAFLFLIYGNGVFVWALKYVDSGFAALLAATQPLFVLLLLRLVDGKKMQAQSIIGVVLGITGMYLLVSQNEITTSKDTLRGVLMIFSCILSWSYGSIFVAKARLPKNFFVSTSYQMLIAGIFLFIASLLLNEPWSSPIDWSLKAQGSMVLLIVFGSIVAFTSFNYLLKVVSAEKVSTSAYVNPVVALFLGWWFLDETLTTQSIIASIVLLSGVYFITSRKRISKLKVNSKPQKV, from the coding sequence ATGAAAGAATCTAAACCGCTGATTATAGCTGCTTTTATAGCCATTTATATTATCTGGGGCTCTACTTATTTACTTAATAAAATTGTGGTGACAGAAGTACCACCATTATTATTAGCGGCTACTCGATTTTCTTTATCGGGTATTTTAATTATGCTCATTGCTATATTTTTAAAAGTACCTATTAAAGCAACTAAAAAACAATTAGTAAACGCTGCCATAGCAGCTTTTCTTTTTTTAATATACGGAAACGGTGTATTTGTTTGGGCTTTGAAGTATGTTGATAGTGGTTTTGCGGCTTTGTTAGCAGCGACGCAACCTTTATTTGTATTGCTGCTATTGCGTTTGGTTGATGGAAAAAAAATGCAAGCACAATCAATTATTGGGGTTGTTTTAGGAATTACAGGAATGTATTTATTAGTGAGTCAAAATGAAATAACAACTTCAAAAGATACGCTAAGAGGTGTTTTAATGATTTTTTCGTGTATTTTGAGTTGGAGTTACGGAAGTATTTTCGTAGCAAAAGCGAGGCTTCCAAAAAACTTTTTTGTAAGTACTAGCTATCAAATGCTCATAGCAGGAATATTTCTTTTTATAGCATCACTTTTGTTAAATGAACCATGGTCTTCACCAATAGATTGGTCGTTAAAAGCGCAGGGTTCGATGGTATTATTAATTGTTTTTGGAAGTATCGTAGCCTTTACCTCATTTAATTATTTGCTAAAAGTGGTTTCTGCCGAAAAAGTATCAACATCAGCTTATGTAAACCCTGTTGTAGCCTTGTTTTTGGGGTGGTGGTTCTTAGATGAAACCTTAACAACACAATCTATCATAGCATCTATAGTGTTGTTGTCGGGAGTGTATTTTATTACTTCTAGAAAACGAATTTCTAAGTTGAAAGTTAATTCAAAACCACAAAAGGTGTAA
- a CDS encoding DUF6624 domain-containing protein has product MEEKYGRESAEMKEHWKLINETDSINLIKIKKILDERGWLGQKVIGNQGNSTLFLVIQHSDLETQLKYLPMMREAVKIGNASASSLALLEDRVALRQGKRQIYGSQIGRDQETGEYYVSPLIEPEKVNERRAEVGLGTIEDYIKNWNMTWDLEKHKQRTKEIESEKKE; this is encoded by the coding sequence ATCGAAGAAAAGTATGGCCGAGAATCTGCTGAGATGAAAGAACATTGGAAGTTAATCAATGAAACCGATTCAATTAACCTTATAAAAATCAAAAAAATATTGGACGAACGTGGTTGGTTAGGTCAAAAAGTTATAGGTAATCAGGGAAACAGCACATTATTTTTAGTAATTCAACATTCTGATTTGGAAACCCAACTCAAATATTTACCAATGATGCGTGAAGCAGTTAAGATTGGGAATGCAAGTGCAAGTAGCCTGGCACTATTGGAAGATAGAGTTGCTCTACGACAAGGGAAAAGACAAATTTATGGTAGTCAAATAGGAAGAGACCAAGAAACAGGTGAATATTATGTGTCACCACTTATTGAGCCTGAAAAAGTAAATGAAAGACGTGCAGAAGTTGGGCTTGGAACGATTGAAGATTATATCAAGAATTGGAATATGACTTGGGATTTAGAGAAACACAAACAAAGAACGAAAGAAATAGAATCAGAGAAAAAAGAATAA
- a CDS encoding OmpH family outer membrane protein, which produces MKLKITFILALFCIGFSNAQTKVGTVNSEFIISKMPQMKGVLQRVENYGKRLDSSFQIKTTQYKAKVDSFKAEEKLMTEDDKKARIQELRALEQEMGKFRQNGATMMQLQKEENLRPLYKKLSEVIAEVAKENGYTQILTTTGNEFAYIDERFDITQLVLDKLGIKE; this is translated from the coding sequence ATGAAACTAAAAATCACTTTTATACTTGCTTTATTTTGTATCGGATTTTCTAATGCACAAACCAAAGTCGGAACGGTAAACAGCGAATTCATAATTAGTAAAATGCCGCAAATGAAAGGTGTTTTACAGCGAGTAGAAAATTATGGTAAAAGACTAGATTCTAGTTTTCAAATAAAAACCACTCAATACAAAGCAAAAGTAGACTCTTTTAAAGCAGAAGAAAAGCTTATGACAGAAGACGATAAGAAAGCGAGGATACAAGAATTAAGAGCACTTGAGCAAGAGATGGGAAAATTTCGTCAAAATGGGGCAACCATGATGCAATTACAAAAAGAAGAAAATTTACGCCCTTTATATAAAAAATTGAGTGAAGTTATCGCAGAAGTTGCGAAAGAAAACGGATATACACAAATTTTAACAACTACCGGAAACGAATTTGCGTACATAGATGAACGTTTTGACATTACGCAATTAGTACTAGACAAATTAGGAATTAAAGAGTAA
- the miaA gene encoding tRNA (adenosine(37)-N6)-dimethylallyltransferase MiaA: protein MKNTLITIVGATAIGKTALSIKLAQHFKCDIISCDSRQFYKEMTIGTAVPDAEELASAPHHFIQNRSIFEEYSVGQFEKDALKTLDKLFTKNPIQIMVGGSGLYVDAVLKGLDEFPEVDSQIRSNLTEELENKGIEYLQNQLKELDIEAYNTIAIDNPHRLIRALEVCIGSGKTYSSFKNKPKTPRNFQTIKIGLKADRPLMYNRINRRVDIMIENGLLEEAKKLHPHKNLNALQTVGYRELFDYFEGNFTKDFAIEEIKKNSRRFAKRQGTWFRKDPTIIWFDFQEDVQHIIKTIESKL from the coding sequence TTGAAAAACACGCTAATAACCATAGTTGGGGCTACCGCCATCGGAAAAACAGCCTTAAGCATAAAACTAGCGCAACATTTTAAATGTGATATTATTTCGTGCGACTCTCGTCAGTTTTACAAAGAAATGACCATAGGTACCGCTGTTCCTGATGCTGAAGAACTAGCTTCGGCACCCCACCATTTTATTCAAAACAGAAGTATTTTTGAAGAATATTCAGTTGGGCAATTTGAAAAAGATGCCTTAAAAACATTAGATAAACTGTTTACTAAAAATCCAATTCAAATCATGGTAGGCGGAAGCGGTTTGTATGTAGATGCCGTTTTAAAAGGATTGGATGAATTTCCTGAGGTAGATTCACAAATACGAAGCAATTTAACCGAAGAATTAGAAAATAAAGGAATAGAATACCTGCAAAACCAATTAAAAGAACTTGATATTGAAGCTTACAATACGATTGCCATCGACAATCCGCATCGACTAATACGTGCACTAGAAGTTTGTATAGGCAGCGGAAAAACATACAGTTCATTTAAAAACAAACCGAAAACACCTCGTAATTTTCAAACAATAAAAATCGGTTTAAAAGCTGATAGACCCCTTATGTACAACCGCATTAATCGTCGTGTAGATATAATGATTGAAAATGGTTTGTTAGAAGAAGCTAAAAAGCTACACCCACATAAAAACCTAAACGCACTACAAACCGTAGGATACAGAGAATTGTTTGACTATTTTGAAGGTAATTTTACCAAAGATTTTGCCATTGAAGAAATTAAGAAAAACTCAAGAAGATTTGCCAAACGACAAGGAACATGGTTTCGTAAAGACCCTACTATAATATGGTTTGACTTTCAAGAAGACGTTCAACATATTATAAAAACGATTGAAAGTAAACTTTAA
- a CDS encoding DUF1853 family protein encodes MYQKQKEIQLQYEGFLKTPFLWYGKGVFNLEQFPALTTQSASYNQEITQKLRLGKLVERFVSFELNQESSISILAENIQIQQGKITVGELDCLLLHNETPIHLEIIYKFYLYDATVGATEIAHWIGPNRRDSLIHKITKLQEKQLPLLYSNHTKTYLEEVGLDVSNIVQQVYFKAQLFVPLKSYGKSVKQVNNECIYGFYIYPKELAQFSDSKFYIPNKHGWLINPHTNVDWLNFEQYTTKLQQFLEEENAPLCWLKKPNGELYKFFVVWWNNK; translated from the coding sequence ATGTATCAAAAACAAAAAGAGATACAGTTACAATACGAAGGATTTTTAAAAACACCTTTTCTATGGTATGGAAAAGGTGTTTTTAATTTAGAGCAATTTCCTGCTTTAACAACTCAATCCGCTTCATATAACCAAGAAATTACCCAAAAACTACGTCTGGGAAAACTGGTAGAGCGTTTTGTTTCTTTTGAATTGAATCAAGAAAGCTCCATTTCAATTCTCGCTGAAAACATTCAAATTCAGCAAGGAAAAATAACGGTTGGTGAGTTAGATTGTTTACTCTTGCACAATGAAACACCCATTCACTTAGAAATTATATATAAGTTTTACTTGTACGATGCCACAGTTGGAGCTACTGAAATAGCCCATTGGATCGGACCTAATCGCCGTGATTCTCTCATTCATAAAATAACAAAACTTCAAGAAAAACAACTGCCACTACTCTACTCCAATCATACCAAAACCTATTTAGAAGAAGTAGGCTTAGATGTTTCTAACATCGTACAGCAAGTATATTTTAAGGCACAGCTATTTGTTCCTTTAAAAAGCTACGGTAAAAGTGTTAAACAAGTAAATAATGAGTGTATTTATGGATTTTATATCTATCCAAAGGAATTAGCACAATTTTCTGATAGTAAATTCTATATTCCAAACAAGCATGGCTGGTTGATAAATCCACATACTAACGTTGACTGGTTAAACTTCGAGCAGTACACAACCAAACTTCAACAATTTTTAGAGGAAGAAAATGCTCCACTTTGTTGGTTAAAGAAACCCAATGGCGAGCTTTATAAGTTTTTTGTAGTTTGGTGGAATAACAAATAA
- a CDS encoding nucleoside deaminase, with amino-acid sequence MNTHEEYMSEAVKAALKGMQNNEGGPFGCIVVKDGKIIGRGNNKVTSTNDPTAHAEVTAIRDACKNIGSFQLEGCVVYTSCEPCPMCLGAIYWARPDKVFYGSNQQDAANIGFDDAFIYKEIPLPYEKRSIPFEQIGRDIALEPFEKWSEKEDKIEY; translated from the coding sequence ATGAATACACACGAAGAATATATGAGTGAAGCTGTTAAAGCGGCTTTAAAAGGAATGCAAAATAACGAAGGAGGTCCTTTTGGTTGTATTGTAGTAAAAGATGGAAAAATTATTGGTCGAGGAAACAATAAGGTTACTTCTACCAACGACCCAACAGCTCACGCAGAGGTAACTGCCATTCGTGATGCCTGTAAAAACATTGGTTCTTTTCAGTTAGAAGGTTGTGTTGTGTATACTTCTTGCGAACCTTGCCCTATGTGTTTGGGTGCTATTTATTGGGCACGTCCTGATAAAGTTTTTTATGGTAGCAACCAACAAGATGCAGCCAATATTGGTTTTGATGATGCCTTTATTTATAAAGAAATTCCACTCCCTTACGAAAAAAGAAGCATTCCTTTTGAACAAATAGGGCGTGATATTGCCTTAGAACCTTTTGAGAAATGGTCTGAGAAAGAAGATAAAATCGAGTATTAA